From a region of the Tateyamaria omphalii genome:
- a CDS encoding Rne/Rng family ribonuclease, producing MPKKMLIDATHAEETRVVVVDGNKVEEFDFESENKRQLAGNIYLAKVTRVEPSLQAAFVDYGGNRHGFLAFSEIHPDYYQIPVADREALMEEERAYAEAMKARDEEEDRPKPKRSRSRSKSKAAKAADTDATASTEIEGMETIDLEPEADAGADVAVPEGEAASPMETVRETPVETPEAGEEVAEAETEDASVEDVAAEDDASPDDDDDVTAKGSDATSKDDSIESVADEDDSEDIRPPRKPRPRRYKIQEVIKVRQILLVQVVKEERGNKGAALTTYLSLAGRYCVLMPNTARGGGISRKITNATDRKKLKEIANEIEVPQGAGLIVRTAGAKRTKAEIKRDYEYLQRLWEQIRELTLKSIAPAKIYEEGDLIKRSIRDLYNREIDEVFVEGERGYRIAKDFMKMIMPSHAKNVKQYQDSLPLFARYQVETYLGGMFNPTVQLKSGGYIVIGVTEALVAIDVNSGRATKEGSIEETALKTNLEAADEVARQLRLRDLAGLIVIDFIDMDERKNNSAVEKRMKDRLKTDRARIQVGRISGFGLMEMSRQRLRPGMIEATTQPCQACHGTGLIRSDDNLALSILRQIEEEGTRRRSREVLIKAPVGIANFLMNQKREHIAQIEGRYGLSVRIEGEPHLVSPDFSLEKFKTATRVVKAVDMPVVSVDTSIMDQVDEDEDAVVEAEAPEAPVVEEGEPKPKRRRRRRRSRSRSKSSSTETYDATSEGESAHASSEHAASDEPAEQPESAEPAEAPVAETVPEQVEEAPKKTTRSRSTRSRSSTKAKAEAEAAGAETVAEEVSADAESASETTDAPAEDATPKTTTRSTRSRSTKSKTAKTDETPTVAAEASAEEAAVTTTEPVAAEAAPEPAPVEEVKVPEPVAEAPAPAPDEPPKPKKRGWWSLGK from the coding sequence ACGCGGAAGAGACCCGCGTCGTGGTGGTGGACGGAAACAAGGTCGAGGAGTTCGACTTTGAATCCGAAAACAAGCGCCAGCTTGCTGGCAACATCTATCTCGCAAAAGTAACACGGGTTGAACCGTCGCTTCAGGCGGCGTTTGTGGACTATGGCGGCAACCGCCACGGGTTCCTGGCCTTTTCCGAGATCCACCCGGATTACTACCAGATCCCCGTCGCCGACCGTGAGGCGTTGATGGAGGAAGAGCGCGCCTATGCCGAGGCGATGAAGGCGCGCGACGAGGAAGAGGACAGGCCCAAGCCGAAACGGTCCCGCTCGCGGTCGAAATCCAAGGCCGCCAAGGCGGCGGACACCGATGCCACCGCATCGACCGAGATCGAGGGGATGGAGACCATCGACCTGGAACCGGAGGCGGACGCGGGTGCCGATGTGGCCGTGCCCGAGGGTGAGGCCGCGTCCCCGATGGAGACCGTCAGGGAGACCCCGGTCGAGACCCCCGAAGCCGGTGAAGAGGTGGCGGAAGCCGAGACCGAGGATGCGTCTGTTGAAGACGTGGCCGCCGAAGACGATGCCTCGCCCGATGATGATGACGATGTGACAGCCAAGGGATCCGACGCGACATCAAAGGATGACAGCATCGAATCCGTGGCCGACGAGGACGACAGCGAGGACATCCGTCCGCCGCGCAAGCCCCGCCCGCGCCGCTACAAGATCCAGGAAGTCATCAAGGTGCGCCAGATCCTGCTGGTGCAGGTCGTCAAAGAAGAGCGCGGCAACAAGGGTGCCGCCCTGACCACCTACCTGTCCCTGGCCGGGCGCTACTGCGTGCTGATGCCCAACACCGCCCGTGGCGGCGGCATTTCCCGCAAGATCACCAACGCCACCGACCGCAAGAAACTGAAGGAAATCGCCAATGAGATCGAGGTGCCCCAGGGTGCCGGTCTGATCGTGCGGACCGCAGGTGCCAAGCGCACCAAGGCCGAGATCAAGCGCGATTACGAATATTTGCAAAGGTTGTGGGAGCAGATCCGCGAGTTGACGTTGAAGTCCATCGCGCCTGCCAAGATCTATGAAGAGGGCGACCTGATCAAACGGTCGATCCGCGATCTCTATAACCGCGAGATCGACGAGGTGTTTGTCGAGGGTGAACGCGGGTATCGCATCGCCAAGGACTTCATGAAGATGATCATGCCGTCCCACGCCAAGAACGTGAAGCAATATCAGGACAGCCTGCCACTCTTTGCCCGCTATCAGGTCGAGACCTATCTGGGGGGCATGTTCAACCCGACCGTCCAGTTGAAGTCGGGGGGTTACATCGTGATCGGCGTGACCGAGGCGCTTGTGGCCATCGACGTGAACTCTGGCCGGGCGACCAAGGAGGGGTCGATCGAGGAAACCGCGCTCAAGACCAACCTGGAGGCTGCCGACGAGGTGGCGCGCCAGCTGCGTCTGCGCGACCTCGCCGGTCTGATCGTCATCGACTTCATCGACATGGACGAGCGCAAGAACAACTCGGCCGTTGAAAAGCGGATGAAAGACCGGCTCAAGACCGACCGTGCGCGCATTCAGGTCGGTCGCATCTCGGGCTTTGGCCTGATGGAGATGAGCCGCCAGCGCCTGCGCCCTGGCATGATCGAGGCGACGACCCAGCCCTGTCAGGCGTGTCACGGCACGGGTCTGATCCGGTCGGATGACAACCTGGCCCTGTCTATCCTGCGTCAGATCGAGGAGGAGGGCACCCGCCGTCGCTCGCGCGAGGTGCTGATCAAGGCACCCGTCGGCATTGCCAACTTCCTGATGAACCAGAAGCGCGAGCATATCGCGCAGATCGAAGGCCGCTACGGTCTGTCGGTCCGTATCGAGGGCGAGCCGCATCTGGTGAGCCCGGATTTCTCGCTGGAGAAGTTCAAGACGGCGACCCGCGTGGTGAAGGCCGTTGATATGCCTGTTGTGTCGGTCGACACGTCTATCATGGATCAGGTGGACGAGGATGAGGACGCGGTGGTTGAGGCCGAGGCGCCTGAAGCGCCCGTGGTCGAGGAGGGAGAGCCCAAGCCCAAGCGCCGCCGTCGGCGTCGTCGCAGCCGGAGCCGGAGCAAATCGTCCTCTACAGAGACGTATGATGCGACGTCAGAGGGCGAGAGCGCCCACGCATCGTCCGAACATGCAGCATCCGACGAGCCAGCCGAGCAGCCCGAAAGCGCCGAGCCTGCCGAAGCACCTGTAGCCGAGACGGTGCCTGAGCAGGTTGAGGAAGCACCGAAGAAGACGACCCGCAGCCGTTCAACGCGTTCGCGGTCCTCGACCAAGGCCAAAGCCGAAGCCGAAGCGGCGGGGGCCGAAACCGTTGCCGAAGAGGTGTCAGCTGACGCGGAGAGTGCATCCGAGACGACAGATGCGCCTGCGGAAGACGCGACACCGAAGACAACGACCCGCTCCACCCGGTCGCGCAGCACAAAGTCGAAGACGGCGAAGACCGATGAGACGCCCACTGTTGCTGCGGAGGCGAGCGCCGAGGAGGCCGCCGTGACCACAACAGAACCGGTGGCAGCAGAGGCGGCGCCCGAACCTGCGCCCGTCGAAGAGGTGAAGGTCCCGGAACCCGTGGCCGAAGCGCCTGCACCTGCGCCGGACGAGCCGCCCAAGCCGAAAAAGCGCGGCTGGTGGTCCTTGGGCAAGTAA
- a CDS encoding sulfurtransferase TusA family protein, with product MDDNAHELDAVGLLCPLPVLKARKRLQALASGDILIMAADDPAAVVDVPHFCAEAGHTLVSADTNGPVQRYAIRKG from the coding sequence ATGGACGACAACGCACATGAACTCGATGCGGTGGGGCTGCTCTGTCCCCTGCCCGTGCTGAAAGCACGCAAACGCCTGCAAGCCTTGGCCAGCGGGGATATCCTGATCATGGCCGCCGACGATCCCGCAGCCGTGGTGGACGTGCCCCATTTCTGCGCAGAGGCCGGGCACACGCTCGTCTCTGCCGACACGAACGGCCCCGTCCAGCGCTACGCTATCCGCAAAGGATAA
- a CDS encoding cytochrome c biogenesis CcdA family protein yields MFGIDIIDASLIPAMSVALLAGIISFLSPCVLPIVPPYLAYMSGMSVSEMSDGRSGRNRATITALFFVLGLSTVFIFLGFAASAFGAFFLQNQVLFAQISGVVIMIFGLHFLGVFRIPFLDREARMEAGDQGGSSFGAYILGLAFAFGWTPCIGPQLGAILTLAATEASVTRGTFLLGIYAAGLGIPFLLAAMFMSRAMGLMNRIKRHMALIERVMGALLLLVGAAMLFGLFTRFSFWLLEQFPALATLG; encoded by the coding sequence ATGTTCGGAATCGATATCATCGACGCAAGCCTGATCCCTGCCATGAGCGTGGCGCTTCTGGCGGGCATCATCAGCTTTCTTAGCCCCTGTGTGCTGCCGATCGTGCCGCCCTATCTGGCTTATATGTCCGGCATGAGTGTGAGCGAGATGTCGGACGGGCGGTCGGGGCGCAACCGGGCCACGATCACCGCGCTCTTCTTCGTGTTGGGCCTGTCGACTGTTTTTATCTTCCTGGGCTTTGCTGCCTCGGCGTTTGGGGCGTTTTTCCTACAGAACCAGGTGCTTTTCGCTCAGATCTCGGGCGTGGTCATCATGATCTTCGGCCTTCATTTCCTGGGCGTGTTCCGCATTCCGTTCCTGGACCGCGAGGCCCGGATGGAGGCGGGGGATCAGGGCGGATCGTCCTTTGGCGCGTACATTCTTGGCCTTGCCTTTGCCTTCGGTTGGACGCCCTGCATCGGGCCGCAGTTGGGCGCAATCCTGACACTGGCCGCAACGGAGGCATCGGTGACGCGGGGCACGTTCCTGCTGGGCATCTATGCCGCCGGTCTGGGCATTCCGTTTCTGCTGGCCGCGATGTTCATGTCCCGCGCCATGGGGCTGATGAATCGGATCAAGCGGCATATGGCGCTGATCGAAAGGGTGATGGGCGCGTTGTTGCTGCTGGTGGGTGCGGCAATGCTGTTTGGTCTGTTCACACGGTTTTCGTTCTGGTTGCTGGAACAGTTTCCTGCCCTCGCGACGCTGGGCTAG
- a CDS encoding fructose bisphosphate aldolase — MTDFAKMRDQMENGSGFIAALDQSGGSTPKALALYGVDASDYGSEDEMFAEIQRMRARIILSPDFTNQKVIGAILFEKTLHEQIEGQAVPSYLWEKRGVVPFLKIDKGLQDEADGVQLLKPIPGLAETLAAARPMGIYGTKERSVVHQANADGVKAIVDNQFEVAHEVIAAGMVPIIEPEVNIHSETKAEAEAMLAEALMTQTEALGDGQDIMLKLTLPEQPGIYDALADHPRVQRVVALSGGYSTDDASARLAQNHKMIASFSRALTEGLQRDMSDDGFHAALGGNIDQIYRASVA; from the coding sequence ATGACCGACTTTGCCAAGATGCGGGACCAGATGGAAAACGGGAGCGGCTTTATCGCTGCCTTGGACCAGTCGGGGGGATCGACGCCAAAAGCGCTGGCGCTCTATGGCGTGGATGCGTCGGATTACGGGTCCGAAGACGAGATGTTCGCCGAAATTCAGCGGATGCGCGCCCGGATTATCCTGAGCCCCGATTTCACCAATCAAAAGGTTATTGGTGCGATCCTCTTTGAAAAGACGCTGCATGAACAGATCGAGGGGCAGGCGGTGCCGTCCTATCTGTGGGAAAAGCGCGGCGTGGTGCCGTTTCTGAAGATCGACAAGGGATTGCAGGATGAAGCGGACGGCGTGCAGTTGCTGAAGCCGATTCCGGGACTGGCCGAGACGCTGGCGGCCGCCAGACCGATGGGCATCTACGGGACGAAGGAGCGGTCGGTTGTACATCAGGCCAACGCGGACGGCGTCAAGGCCATTGTCGACAACCAGTTCGAGGTGGCGCACGAGGTTATCGCGGCGGGCATGGTGCCGATTATCGAACCGGAGGTGAACATTCACTCCGAGACCAAGGCCGAGGCCGAGGCGATGCTTGCAGAGGCGCTGATGACGCAGACCGAAGCCCTGGGCGACGGGCAGGACATCATGCTGAAGCTAACGCTGCCGGAGCAGCCGGGCATCTATGACGCCCTGGCGGATCATCCGCGCGTGCAGCGCGTCGTGGCATTGTCGGGCGGGTATTCGACGGATGATGCGAGTGCGCGTTTGGCGCAGAACCACAAGATGATTGCGAGCTTTAGCCGGGCGCTAACGGAAGGGCTGCAGCGGGACATGAGCGATGATGGGTTCCACGCGGCGCTGGGGGGTAACATTGATCAGATTTACCGCGCGTCGGTGGCCTGA
- a CDS encoding ribbon-helix-helix domain-containing protein, which produces MSARPQKHSLTLKGHRTSVSLEPEFWDAFRSIAAKEGRPINDLAAEIDVGRGDVGLASAIRVYVLRHFTER; this is translated from the coding sequence GTGAGCGCGCGGCCGCAAAAACACTCGCTCACCCTCAAAGGGCACCGCACCAGCGTGTCATTGGAACCCGAGTTTTGGGACGCATTTCGGAGCATAGCAGCCAAAGAAGGTCGCCCTATCAACGACTTGGCCGCCGAAATTGATGTGGGTCGCGGGGATGTTGGCCTGGCGTCCGCCATTCGGGTCTACGTTCTGCGGCACTTCACGGAACGTTAA
- a CDS encoding DUF4169 family protein: MSTPINLNKARKARARAEKKARADANAVSFGLTKAEKDRVKDANKRAKRDLDGKRKRP; encoded by the coding sequence GTGAGCACGCCGATCAATCTGAACAAGGCCCGCAAGGCCCGCGCGCGCGCTGAAAAGAAGGCGCGCGCGGATGCGAACGCGGTCTCATTCGGATTGACCAAAGCCGAAAAAGATCGCGTCAAGGACGCCAACAAGCGCGCCAAGCGCGACCTGGACGGCAAGAGGAAGAGGCCGTGA
- the fumC gene encoding class II fumarate hydratase: MADTRTESDSFGPLEVPADKYWGAQTQRSIMNFPIGWERQPVAVVRALGVIKKACAMQNKAQGTLDAKRADAIIEAAGEVVEGKLDDNFPLVVWQTGSGTQSNMNANEVIANRAIEILGGTIGSKDPVHPNDHCNMGQSSNDTFPTAMHISTAMTARDVLLPGLEKLHKALEAKVVAFDGIIKIGRTHTQDATPLTLSQEFSGYSHQVAMGIQRVKDALGRIYELAQGGTAVGTGLNTQIGWAEAVAGHMADITGLPFITAPNKFEALAAHDAMVEMSGALKTVAASLFKIANDIRLLGSGPRCGLGELVLPENEPGSSIMPGKVNPTQCEALTQVCAHVMGNDAAVGFAGSQGHFELNVYKPMMAYNVLQSMQLMGDACSAFTDNLIDGLQADETRIDKLMRESLMLVTALAPEIGYDNATKVAKTAHKNGTTLIEEAVKLGFVTEDRFNEVVRPENMIGPK, from the coding sequence ATGGCCGACACCCGCACCGAATCCGACAGCTTTGGCCCGCTGGAGGTCCCTGCCGACAAATATTGGGGCGCGCAGACGCAACGCTCGATCATGAACTTCCCCATCGGGTGGGAAAGGCAGCCTGTTGCCGTGGTGCGCGCGCTGGGCGTGATCAAGAAAGCCTGTGCGATGCAGAACAAGGCGCAGGGCACGCTGGACGCAAAGCGCGCCGACGCCATCATCGAGGCAGCGGGCGAAGTGGTCGAGGGCAAGCTCGACGACAACTTCCCCCTCGTCGTGTGGCAGACCGGGTCTGGCACCCAGTCGAACATGAACGCCAACGAAGTGATCGCCAATCGCGCCATCGAAATCCTGGGCGGTACGATCGGGTCCAAAGATCCGGTCCACCCCAACGATCACTGCAACATGGGCCAGTCCTCGAACGACACGTTCCCGACGGCCATGCACATCTCGACCGCGATGACAGCCCGCGACGTGCTGCTGCCGGGGCTGGAAAAGCTGCATAAAGCGCTCGAGGCAAAGGTCGTCGCCTTCGATGGCATCATCAAGATCGGGCGGACGCACACCCAGGACGCCACACCGCTGACGCTGAGCCAGGAGTTTTCCGGCTACAGCCACCAGGTCGCCATGGGCATTCAGCGGGTCAAGGACGCGCTGGGCCGCATCTACGAATTGGCCCAAGGCGGCACCGCCGTGGGCACCGGCCTGAACACCCAGATCGGCTGGGCCGAGGCCGTCGCGGGCCACATGGCCGACATCACCGGCCTGCCCTTTATCACGGCCCCCAACAAGTTTGAAGCACTCGCCGCTCATGACGCCATGGTCGAGATGTCGGGCGCTTTGAAAACGGTCGCGGCATCGCTCTTCAAGATCGCCAACGACATCCGCCTCTTGGGCTCCGGCCCCCGCTGCGGTCTGGGCGAATTGGTGCTGCCAGAGAACGAGCCCGGTTCGTCCATCATGCCGGGCAAAGTGAACCCGACCCAGTGCGAGGCGCTGACGCAGGTCTGCGCTCACGTGATGGGCAACGACGCGGCGGTGGGCTTTGCCGGGTCTCAGGGGCATTTCGAGCTGAACGTCTACAAGCCCATGATGGCCTATAACGTGCTGCAATCCATGCAGTTGATGGGCGATGCCTGCTCGGCCTTCACCGACAACCTGATCGACGGGCTGCAGGCGGATGAGACGCGAATCGACAAGCTGATGCGCGAATCGCTGATGCTGGTCACTGCACTGGCGCCGGAGATTGGCTATGACAACGCCACCAAGGTCGCCAAGACGGCGCACAAGAACGGCACGACGCTGATTGAGGAAGCGGTCAAGCTGGGCTTTGTCACCGAAGACCGGTTCAACGAAGTTGTGCGCCCCGAAAACATGATCGGACCCAAGTGA
- a CDS encoding SspB family protein, with translation MSRSIDYGNLMHEAMRGLIRKVLTDVSQNGLPGAHHFFITFDTSHPDAELADWLSDRYPGEMTVVMQHWYDNLDVGTEGFAVTLNFGDAPEPLYIPYDAIKTFVDPSVEFGLRFETQGEEDDDTVPATPPEILPSRAPAAPKPADEPTNEAKDGKDADIVSLDSFRK, from the coding sequence ATGAGCCGCAGCATTGATTACGGCAACCTGATGCACGAGGCCATGCGGGGGCTCATCCGCAAGGTCCTCACCGATGTGTCTCAAAATGGCCTGCCCGGCGCGCACCACTTCTTTATCACCTTCGACACCAGCCATCCCGACGCCGAACTGGCCGACTGGCTGAGCGACCGGTATCCGGGCGAGATGACCGTGGTCATGCAACATTGGTATGACAATCTGGACGTCGGCACCGAAGGGTTTGCCGTCACGCTCAACTTCGGTGACGCGCCAGAGCCGCTCTACATCCCCTATGACGCGATCAAGACATTCGTCGATCCGTCCGTGGAATTCGGACTGCGATTCGAAACCCAAGGCGAAGAGGATGACGACACCGTCCCGGCCACCCCGCCTGAAATCCTGCCCAGCCGCGCGCCTGCTGCCCCGAAACCAGCGGATGAGCCCACGAACGAGGCCAAAGACGGCAAGGACGCCGACATCGTCTCACTCGACAGTTTCCGAAAATAG
- the chrA gene encoding chromate efflux transporter, translated as MMVHSWSRMTRVFGRIGLLSFGGPAAQIALMHDALVTREKWLSEDQYLRALSLCMLLPGPEAMQLATYAGWRLRGVAGGVLAGLLFVVPGALVILALALAYVQVGDVPLVQAAFLGVKAAVIVVVLQALLRLGQKALTGPVAWGLAGTAFAALFVFGIPFPMVVLVAGLFGAMRSTAAPSLAPPPKTAHGRIIAPVLIFAALWAAPLAALWITAQDFLLEIGLFFSKLAIVTFGGAYAVLAYMTQEVVQDHGWITTGQMIDALGLAETTPGPLILVTEFVALLAGYVQGGLALALAAGAVTLWVTFVPCFLWIFAAGPYLDHISARPRLSAALSAITAAVVGVILNLSVWFALHVIFGTVRSDGTLALPRPVLSTLDVWAVALTLVAAYLMLRLKLGLLTTLAIMAGAGCALSLFGQV; from the coding sequence ATGATGGTACATAGCTGGTCTCGGATGACCCGGGTCTTTGGCCGCATTGGCCTTTTGTCCTTTGGCGGTCCTGCCGCACAGATCGCGCTCATGCACGATGCGCTCGTTACCCGTGAAAAGTGGCTGAGTGAAGACCAATACCTCCGCGCCCTGTCGCTCTGTATGCTCTTGCCGGGGCCGGAAGCGATGCAGCTGGCTACCTACGCGGGTTGGCGCCTGCGCGGTGTTGCGGGTGGTGTGTTGGCCGGTCTGCTCTTCGTCGTGCCGGGCGCGTTGGTGATCCTGGCCCTTGCCCTCGCCTATGTGCAGGTCGGCGATGTCCCGCTGGTGCAGGCGGCGTTTTTGGGGGTCAAGGCCGCAGTGATCGTGGTCGTCTTGCAGGCTCTCTTGCGTCTCGGACAAAAGGCGCTGACCGGCCCCGTCGCCTGGGGCCTGGCCGGCACTGCCTTTGCCGCGCTGTTTGTCTTCGGGATCCCGTTTCCGATGGTTGTGCTGGTGGCAGGGCTGTTCGGCGCCATGCGCAGCACCGCGGCGCCGTCGCTCGCCCCTCCGCCCAAGACAGCCCATGGGCGCATTATTGCGCCGGTCCTGATCTTTGCGGCGCTTTGGGCAGCACCATTGGCTGCGCTCTGGATCACGGCGCAGGACTTCCTGCTCGAGATCGGCCTTTTCTTTTCAAAGCTGGCCATTGTCACCTTCGGCGGCGCCTATGCGGTGCTGGCCTACATGACACAGGAAGTCGTCCAGGATCACGGCTGGATCACCACGGGCCAGATGATCGACGCGCTGGGATTGGCCGAAACCACGCCCGGGCCCCTGATCCTCGTGACCGAGTTTGTGGCCCTGCTGGCCGGCTATGTCCAGGGCGGCCTGGCCCTCGCGCTGGCCGCCGGGGCCGTGACCCTTTGGGTGACGTTCGTGCCCTGTTTCCTCTGGATTTTCGCCGCCGGTCCCTATCTCGATCACATTTCTGCCCGGCCGCGCCTGTCAGCCGCCCTGTCCGCCATCACTGCCGCCGTGGTCGGCGTCATCCTGAACCTGTCTGTATGGTTCGCCCTGCACGTGATCTTTGGCACCGTCCGCAGCGACGGCACCTTGGCGCTGCCCCGGCCTGTTCTGTCAACGCTCGACGTCTGGGCCGTGGCGCTGACGCTTGTCGCGGCCTACCTCATGCTGCGGCTCAAGCTTGGACTGCTCACAACATTGGCGATTATGGCGGGCGCGGGCTGTGCGCTGTCGCTGTTCGGGCAGGTTTAG
- a CDS encoding rhodanese-like domain-containing protein has product MDHAKYSLHADQLLPLLGTHQTPQLIDIRLPEDIADDPYRLPTAQHVPHRNIIAQLDTLDRTRAVVTICQKGLKLSHGAAAILRSAGFDARALEGGSVAWRGNGNTVVALDAAPACGTPWVLPATHDRRAALRAWVIRRWFDPDAPLLWVPVQHVDAVAHRFDAHAFADDTPLAPACAARGLSDPSLLAYVASIDTGQAPGTAWIDMLPNLHKTDEELADAALAVLDAAWAAHRHHTGQEAA; this is encoded by the coding sequence ATGGACCACGCCAAGTACTCTCTTCACGCCGATCAACTGTTGCCCCTTTTGGGCACGCATCAGACACCGCAACTGATCGACATTCGCCTGCCCGAGGACATTGCCGACGATCCCTATCGGCTGCCCACGGCGCAACACGTGCCGCATCGGAATATCATAGCACAGCTGGACACGTTGGACCGCACCCGCGCAGTCGTGACCATTTGTCAGAAAGGCCTGAAACTGTCGCATGGCGCAGCAGCCATCCTGCGCAGCGCAGGATTTGACGCACGCGCCCTCGAAGGGGGAAGCGTGGCTTGGCGCGGCAACGGCAATACAGTCGTCGCGCTTGATGCCGCACCAGCATGTGGTACGCCTTGGGTGCTTCCCGCAACACACGACCGGCGCGCGGCGCTTCGCGCCTGGGTGATCCGACGGTGGTTCGATCCAGACGCGCCGCTCCTGTGGGTGCCCGTACAGCATGTCGATGCGGTTGCGCACCGCTTCGATGCCCATGCGTTTGCAGACGACACACCTTTGGCCCCGGCTTGTGCTGCACGCGGTTTGTCGGACCCATCATTGCTTGCGTATGTCGCCTCCATCGACACCGGACAGGCCCCCGGCACAGCCTGGATCGACATGTTGCCCAATCTTCACAAAACTGATGAAGAGTTGGCTGATGCCGCCTTGGCCGTTCTGGACGCCGCATGGGCTGCACATCGCCACCACACCGGGCAGGAGGCCGCATGA
- a CDS encoding ester cyclase — translation MPHKVKTLQGWYDEVWIEGNLDAIPKFLAPNARSRGIMGDMPFSIEDLTELVTMVRELLGDIEITLPITMEQDDWLSALVEIKSHSADTGDPVHVFGQVIARFEGNQIAEVYTGTDSLTLFEQLGLLPENAMAIMLSGNRLR, via the coding sequence ATGCCGCACAAGGTCAAAACGCTGCAAGGCTGGTACGACGAAGTGTGGATCGAGGGAAATCTCGATGCGATCCCCAAGTTCCTTGCCCCGAATGCGCGGTCCCGGGGGATCATGGGCGACATGCCATTCTCCATCGAGGATCTGACCGAGCTTGTGACGATGGTGCGTGAACTGCTGGGCGACATCGAAATCACGCTGCCCATCACAATGGAACAGGATGACTGGTTATCCGCCCTGGTCGAAATCAAGAGCCATTCGGCCGACACCGGTGATCCCGTCCACGTCTTTGGCCAGGTCATCGCAAGGTTTGAAGGCAATCAGATCGCCGAAGTCTACACCGGCACCGATTCCCTGACCCTGTTCGAGCAACTGGGCCTGCTGCCTGAAAATGCCATGGCCATAATGCTCAGCGGCAACCGCCTGCGCTAA
- a CDS encoding DUF4345 family protein: MDWITFINIGIALLTIFFGALGWLAPRYTMQTVDLQDGGSTMGRSEVRAASGALFVVAGIGALWLANPVAYAMLGFIWAGGALGRVTSLIADGTTRLKWIFFGSELAVAAVALTLNLGAISAANLAMRAL; this comes from the coding sequence ATGGACTGGATCACTTTCATCAATATCGGCATTGCCCTGCTCACCATCTTCTTCGGCGCGCTGGGATGGCTCGCCCCACGCTACACGATGCAAACGGTAGACCTGCAAGACGGCGGCTCGACCATGGGCCGTTCAGAGGTGCGGGCCGCATCCGGCGCCCTGTTCGTGGTGGCAGGCATCGGCGCGCTTTGGCTCGCCAACCCGGTGGCTTACGCCATGCTGGGCTTTATCTGGGCGGGCGGTGCGCTGGGGCGGGTGACATCGCTGATTGCCGATGGCACGACGCGGCTCAAATGGATCTTCTTTGGCTCGGAACTTGCCGTCGCCGCTGTGGCGCTCACCCTCAATCTGGGCGCGATCAGCGCTGCCAATCTGGCCATGCGTGCGTTATAA
- a CDS encoding DUF4345 family protein — translation MIDILNIIAALLTIAFGLFGFLAPRYTASALDLAPTTSTMGLSEMRASVGGLFVVAGLAALWIGAPLAYAMIGFAFAGAASGRALSLIFDSPPMKKVLVFGGIEAALATWFIAANM, via the coding sequence ATGATTGACATCCTGAACATCATCGCGGCCCTGCTGACGATCGCCTTCGGCCTCTTCGGCTTTCTGGCCCCGCGCTACACCGCCTCCGCGCTCGACCTGGCCCCGACAACCAGCACCATGGGTCTGAGCGAGATGCGCGCCTCGGTCGGCGGGCTCTTCGTGGTGGCGGGGCTGGCAGCCCTCTGGATCGGGGCACCGCTGGCCTATGCCATGATCGGCTTTGCCTTTGCAGGTGCCGCGTCGGGTCGCGCGCTTTCGCTGATCTTTGACAGCCCCCCCATGAAAAAGGTGCTGGTTTTCGGCGGCATCGAGGCCGCGCTCGCCACCTGGTTCATCGCGGCGAATATGTGA